DNA from Sphingomonas sp. R1:
GCCGCACCGGCCGAACCCAAGCCCGCACCGGCGCCCAAGCCCGCCCCGGCCCCCGCGGCGCCCCGCGTCCAGGCCGAGGCCCCCGCGCCGGCACCGCGCCCCGCCCCGCCCGCGCCCGCCGCGCCGGCACCCGTCCTCGAGGACGAGGAGGACGCCGAGCCGGCGGCACCTCGCGCACCGCAGCCGGTGCTGCGCTCGGTCGGCCCGGGCGGCTTCATCCGCCAGAACCCCGGCGAGCAGGCTCCGCCGATCGCCCCGGCCCCGCCGCGCCGCCTGGTCCCCGCCAAGCCCAGCGAGGCAATTGCGGGCAAGACCACGCTGCTCGATCTGAACGACAAGATCTGCAAGTGGCCGCTCGGCCATCCGGGCGAGCCGGACTTCCACTTCTGCGGCGAGAAGGTGAATCCGGGCTTCCCCTACTGCGTCGACCATTGCGGCCACGCCTATCAGGCGCAGCTGCCCCGTCGCGACCGCCGCCCGGCCCCGACGATGCCCTTCGGCGGCACACCCCGCCCGCGCTGAGCTGCGCGACACGCCATGCAAAAGGGGCTCGCACCACCGGTGCGGGCCCCTTTTTCCTGCAGCCAAGGGTGCGGGTCAGCGCGGCGCGAGCCGGTCGGCAAGGCCGGTGTTTCCCTGCGCCGCCGCCACGCTGGCCGCGGTCCGCCCGCTCGCATCCGCGATCGTCGGATCGGCGCCCGCGGCGAGCAGCAGGTCGACCTGCCCCGTCCGCCCGAACAGCGCCGCCATCATCAGCGCAGTCTGCCCCGCCTTGTTACGGGCATTGACGTCGCAGCCGGCCTTGACCAGCCGCGCGGCGATCGCATCGTCCCCCTTGAAGGCCACCCCCATCTGCGCGGTGTTGCCCTGGCCGCCATCGGCGAGGCACGGATCGGCGCCGGCGGCGATCAGCGCCTCCAGCGCCGCCGCCTGACCGTTATAGGCGGCGAGGATTGCGGGCGTGAAGCCACGGGCGTCACGGGCATTGGGGTCCGCCCCCAGCCGCACCAGCCCCGGCACCAGATCAGCCCGGCCGGCACGCGCAGCTTCGAACAGCAGCGCCTGGCGACGCTCGGGGGACGGCAGCTCGGCCGCCGTCTGGGCAGCGGCGATCGGCACGGGGGCGAGCGCGGCCCCAGCCAGCAGAAACAACAGGGTACGCATCGAAGAACTCCGATACCGGGCATGCCCGGGCCGATCGGTGCCGGCCCGGGCATGCTGCGGGACTTCAGTTGGCGGCCATCTGCTCGGCGTGCACCGCGCGATACTCGGCAACCGCCTTCTCCACCTCTGCCAGCGGCACGTTCACCGCCTTGGCGAGCCGGGTGCCATAGTCCTTGTCGGCCTGGTAGAAGTAGCTGACCATGATCGTCCGCGTGCGCGGCGACACGACCTTGCCCAGATCGCCCGAGAGGTTCTTGATCAGGTCCGCCTTCTCTGCCGCCGGCAGCGCACGATAGAAGACGCCCGCCTGGGCGAAGTTGCTGGTCTTGGCGATCGGCTTTGCGGCGACGGTCGCATCCACCGCATAGGGGGCGGCGCCCGCTTCGGCCGGCGTGGTCTTCGGCGCCAGCGCAGCGGGGAAATAGTTCACCCGCGAGGCACGGCCGGAGGCGTTGAGCTGGCCATCCTGGCTGTTGTTGATGACCGCGAACCGCGGCTTGTTGACCGGCAGCGCCAGCGCGTTGGCGCCGATCCGGTAGCGCTGGGTATCGGCATAGCTGAACAGCCGGCCCTGCAGCATGCGATCGGGCGACGCCTCGATGCCCGGCACCATGTTCGACGGCGCGAAGGCGGACTGCTCGGTCCACTCGAAGAAATTGTCCGGCACCTTGTTCAGCGTCATCTCGCCGATCTTGCGGAACGGCACGCCCAGCCACTCCTTGGTATCGTCGAACGGATTGTAGTCAAGCTTGGCGAAGTCCTCGGCGCGCATCACCTGCACCATCAGGTCCCAGCTCGGATAATTGCCCTTGGCGATCTCGGTGTAGAGATCATGGGTGTGATAATCGAAGGCCTGCGCGCCCGCCTGGGACGCGGTGAGGTTGTGGACGCCCTGGCGGCTGATCCAGCGGAACTTGGCGAACACCGTCTCGCCCTTGGCGTTGACCAGCTTGAAGGCATGGACGCCGTTACCGTCCATCGTGCGGTACGAGGCGGGGGTGCCCAGGTTCGAATAGAGCTGGGTGAGCATGTTGGTCGACTCGGGCGTTGCCGAGAAGAAGTCGAAGAACCGGTTCGGGTCCTGGCGATTGGTGGCCGGATCGGGCTTCAGCGAATGCACCATGTCCGGGAACTGCATCGCGTCGCGGATGAAGAAGATCGGCAGGTTGTTGCCCACCAGATCCCAATTGCCCTGATCGGTGTAGAACTTGGTGGCGAAACCGCGCGGATCGCGCAGCCATTCGGGGCTGTCCTTGCCATGGATCACGCTGGAGAAGCGCACGAACACAGGCGTTTCCTTGCCCGGCTGGAACAGCGAGGCCTTGGTGAGATCCGAAAGGTCCGCGGTCGCGCGGAACACGCCGTGCGCGCCGGTGCCGCGGGCATGGACGACGCGTTCGGGCGTGCGCTCGCGATCGAACCGGGCCAGCTTCTCGATGAGGTGCGAATCTTCGAGCAGCACCGGGCCGAGGTCACCCGCCGCCTTGGAATTGCGGTTGTCGCCCACCGGCGCCCCATTGTCGCGGGTCAGCACCGGCGCGGCGCCCGATTCCGCCTGGATGGGGGCATCTGCCTGGGCGCTGACCGGCGCCGCGCTGGTGGTCATGCGGCTGGACACCTGGGTCTCGGTCTGGGCGGCGGCCGCGGCAGGCATGAGGGCGCCGCCGAGCAACGCGGCCATCGCCGCGCCGCTTCGGGTGGAACGAAGCATGAGGAAACTCCCTTTTCTGGTCGGCGGCGGCGCGTCCGGCGCACCACATCACCTGTAGACATCTATGCAGGCGCGAGGATGCGAAGGGGAAACGCAAAGACGCGTTCACAGAAATCGAGCGGACCGCTCAGCAGGAGGAGTCGCCAGCTTGCACGCCGCGCCTCGCACCCCCTATACGTTCCGCATGTCCGAAGACCTCTTCGCAGCGCCCTCCGTCCCCTCCGGCACCTATGACGCCTCGTCGATCGAGGTTCTCGAGGGGCTCGAGCCGGTACGGCGCCGCCCGGGCATGTATATCGGCGGCACCGACGAACGTGCGCTCCACCATCTCGCCGCCGAGATCCTCGACAATGCGATGGACGAGGCGGTCGCCGGCCATGCCAACCGCATCGAGGTGACGCTCGCCGCGCCCAATCGCATTACCATCGTCGACAATGGCCGCGGCATGCCGGTCGACCCGCATCCGCGCTTCCCGGACAAGTCGGCGCTCGAGGTGATTCTCTCGATGCTCCACTCTGGCGGCAAATTCTCGGGCAAGGCCTATGCCACCTCGGGCGGCCTCCACGGCGTCGGCATCTCGGTGGTCAACGCGCTGTCGGTGGACACGGTGGTCGAGGTGGCGCGCGACAGGCAGCTCTACCGCCAGCGCTTCAGCCAGGGCCAGACGCTGGGGCCGCTGGAGAAGATCGGCGGCACGCCCAATCGCCGCGGCACCAGCGTCGCCTTCACGCCGGATCCCGAAATTTTCGGCGAGATGCTGTTCAAGCCGGCACGGCTGTACAAGCTCGCCCGTTCCAAGGCCTATCTGTTCGCGGGCGTAGAAATCCGCTGGAAGTGCGATCCGTCGCTGATCACCGACGATACGCCCGCCGAGGCGGTGTTCCAGTTCCCCGGCGGCCTCGCCGATCATCTGAAGGAACAGGTTGGCAAGCGCGAATGCGCCACCGCCGATTTCTTTGCCGGCACCCAGGAATTCCCAGACTCGCAGGGCCGCGTCGAATGGGCGGTCGCCTGGCCGCTGTGGAGCGACGGCAGCTATAGCTGGTACTGCAACACCATTCCGACCCCCGACGGCGGCACCCACGAACAGGGCCTGCGCCAGGCGCTGGTGCGGAGTCTCCGCAGCTTCGCCGATCTGGTGAACAACAAGAAGGCCAAGGACCTGAGCCCCGACGACGTGGTGACGGGCTCCGAGGTGATGCTGTCGGTTTTCATCCGCGAGCCCCAGTTCCAGAGCCAGACCAAGGATCGCCTGACCAGCCCCGAGGCGACCGCGCTCGTCGAAAAGGCGATCCGCGACCATTTTGACCATTTCCTCACCGACAACATGGAGCGCGGCAAGGCGCTGCTCGGTTATGTGCTGGAGCGGATGGACGATCGCCTGCGCCGCAAGCAGGAGCGCGAGGTCAAGCGCAAGTCGGCCACCTCGGGCCGCAAGCTCCGCCTGCCGGGCAAGCTGACCGACTGTTCGGCCGACAGCCCCGAGGGCACCGAGCTGTTCATCGTCGAGGGCGATTCGGCCGGCGGCTCGGCCAAGCAGGCGCGCGACCGCAAGACGCAGGCGATCCTGCCGATCCGCGGCAAGATCCTCAATGTCGCGAGTGCTACCTCGGCCAAGATCCTGGCCAACCAGGAAATCGCCGACCTGATCCAGGCGCTGGGCTGCGGCACCCGCAAGGATTGCGACGCCGCCCAGCTGCGCTACGAACGCATCATCATCATGACCGATGCCGATGTCGACGGCGCACACATCGCGACGCTGTTGATGACCTTCTTCTTCCAGGAAATGCCGGACCTGGTGCGCAAGGGGCATCTCTACCTCGCCCAGCCGCCGCTGTACCGCCTCACCGTGGGCTCCAAGAGCCTCTACGCCCGCGATGACGCGCACCGCATCGAGATCGAGAAGACGGCGTTCAAGGGCAAGAAGGTCGAGGTCAGCCGGTTCAAGGGCCTCGGCGAGATGAACCCCAACCAGCTCAAGGAAACCACCATGGACCCGGCGACGCGCGGCATGCTGCGCGTGACGCTGCCGCAGGAATATGAGGAGCGCGCGGGCGTCAAGGATCTGGTCGACCGGCTGATGGGCAACAATCCCGCCCATCGCTTCGCGTTCATCCAGGAAAATGCCGCGCGGCTCGACGGGGAAGTGATCGACGCCTGAGGCACCCGCGCGGCTTGCGCGCCGCCGGGCCACGTGTATCATCACCCTAACACGGGGGAGATGATGTCGATGCGTACTACTGCCATTCTTGCGCCGCTGCTCGCCTGCGCGACACCGTGCCTCGCCCAGACGGCCCCCACCGCGCCCGCGGCGGCACCGGTGCAGGCCGACAAGGCCTTCCGCGACCGCGTCAACCAGCTGCCCGATCTGCTGAACGGCAAGGGCGACTATGACGCGGCCTTTGCGGACGGCTTCCGCGCGCAGGTTTCCAAGGCGCAGTTCGACGCGGTCAGCAAGCAACTCCAGGCGAGCGCGGGCCCCTATTCGGATCTCCAGCGGCTGGAAGCGACGACGCCCTGGTCCGGCATCGTCACCGTGGAATATCGCGATGCGCTGGTCAGCATGCGCATCTCGGTCGATCCCGCGGGCGACCACCGCATCATCGGCCTGCTGGTGCAGGGCATGACCGCGCGCGAGACGACGCTCGATGCGGTTGAGGCGGCGCTCAAGGCATTGCACGGCCGCAGCGGCTATGCGCTGGCCCGGCTGGGCGACGGCGCACCGCAGCTGCTGCGCCAGCACCATGCCGACCATGCCTTCGCGATCGGCTCCGAATTCAAGCTGGTGATCCTTGCCGAGCTGATCCGCGCTACCAATGCCGGCGAGCGCCGCTGGGACGATCTCGTCACCTTCGACGGCAGCGCGTTGCCCGGCGGCGGCTATCGGGGCAAGCCGGCGGGCAGCAAGGCGTCGCTACGCGAACTTGCCACGCAGATGATCTCGATCAGCGACAACAGCGCCACCGATATCCTGCTCGCCACGCTCGGCCGCGAGAAGGTGGAGGCGATGCTGCCGGTGGTGGGCATCGCCGATCCGGCGCGCAACCGGCCGTTCCTCGGCACCGGCGAGGTGTTCAAGCTGAAGACGATCCCGGCGCTGCGCGATCGCTACCTCGCGGCCGACGAGACGGGCCGCCGCGCGCTGCTCGAGGGCGCGGTCGCCGCGACGCCGATCACGCAGGTCAACGGCGCGCTGTTCGCCGCCGGCAAGCCGCTGTCGATCGACACGCTCGAATGGTTCGAGACGCCCGCCGATTGCGTCCGGGTGATGGACTGGATTCGCCGCAATACCGAAGGCCCTGCGGGCAAGGATGCCCGCGCGGTCCTTTCCAAGAACCCCGGGATCCCGCCGCTGGCGGCCGGCAAGTGGCAGTTTGTCGGCTACAAGGGCGGGTCGGAGCCCGGCGTGATCGCAATGACACTGCTGCTCCAGGGCAAGGATGGCGGCTGGTACGTCCTCTCCGCCAGGTGGAACGATACCGCACAGGATGTCGAGCAGGGGCGCTTCGCCGGGCTGGTGGGCAAGGCGGCCGAACTGGCCGCCCCGCCTCAATAGGCGATCCGCACCGATCCCCGCACCGTGCGCGGCGCGCCAGGATAGACCCACAGGCTGCTGTACGAGCTCATCGCATAGCGCGCGTCGAACAGGTTGTCGGCCTCCAGCCGCACGCTCACGCGGCGCGAAAAGGCGTATTCGGCTGCCGCCTTAGCCTTCACATAGGCCGGGAGCCTGAGCCCGCTGCCGTCGATCGCACCGGTGCGATCGCCGACATAGGCAAGGCCGCCGCTCAGCGACGGCCCGCGTCCATCGCCATCGAGGAAGCGGCCGAGCAGGAAGACGGTGCCCGCATGGGTCGGCACGTCGAGCACCCGGTCGGTGGCGAAGCTGCGGTCGAGCGTGCGGGCATGCGTCCAGGCATAGTTGGCGACGAGCTGCCAGTGGCGGGTCAGCTTCGCGGATCCGTCCACCTCGATGCCGTGGCTCTTCAGGCGGCCCACCGGCGCGTTGAAATTCGGGTCGACCGGATCGTTGGTCAGAATGTTGCGCTTCTCGATGTCGAACCAGCTGACCGACACGTCCACCCCCGGCAGCCGCGCCGAGGCACCCAGCTCATAGCCCTTGCCCGTCTCCGGCGCGAAGCCGCTGCCGGTGCGGCCGGTGCCCGAGTTGAGCACAAAATTCTCGCCCCAGTTCGCGTGCAGCGCAAAGCGCGGATCGAGCCGGTATTGCGCCCCCACCCGGAAGGTGACCGGATCGTCCACCGCGCGGCCCACCGCGCCGGTGCGGTTGTTGGTGATACGCTGGCGGTAGGGATCGTAGCGCACCGCACCGCTCAGCGTCAGCCGGTCGGTCACCTGCCACAGATCCTGCACATAGAGCGTCGCCGCCCAGCGCTTCTCGCGATTGTCGGTGAAGGGCGCGAGCGGCAGCGCGGTGCCGCCATAGACGGGCGCGAACACGTCGATCGCATAGGGCGCCGCGGCGCTGGGGCTGCGGCGCAGCAGCAGCTCGTGATAGTCGAGCACATAGCCCTTCACGCCGAGGCTCAGTTGATGGCGGGCGATGTGGCCCGTCAGCTCCATGCGCGCCGAGACGTCGTCCACCGTATAGCCGCGCTGGCGACGCTGGCGCCACAGGCTGGTGCCCACCAGTCGCGACTGGTCCGCCGAAAAGCCGTTGAGCGATCCGGTGCGCCACGCCACGCCGCCGTTCAGCGCCCAGCCACCGCCAAGCGCGACCTCGCCGGTCAGCTGATGGCGCTCGTTGCGAAAGCGCGTCACGCCATTGGCCGGCTCGCCGAAAAAGCGGTTGCGCGGCAGCGCGTTTGCGTCGCCGGCGATGGCAGGCATGCCGCGGTCGAACGGCGTGTCGAACCGGGTGATCTCGCCGACATAGGTGAGCCTGACCCCATCCGACGGCCGCCAGGTGATCGAGGGTGCGATCGTCCGCCGCTTGAGCGTCACGAAATCGCGCCAGCCGTCGCTGTCCTCGATCGCGCCGGCCAGCCGCACCGCGAGCGTGGGCGTGAGCGGCTGGGTGAGATCCAGCTCGGCGCGCCGGGTGTTGAACGAACCATAGGTCAGAGTCGCGCTGCCGGTGGCGACGGTCCCGGGCGTCTTGCTGACCAGGTTCACCCGGCCGCCCGGGTCGGCATCGCCGAACAGCGCGCCCATCGGCCCTTTCAGCAGTTCGATCCGCTCGGTCGTGGCGGGATCACGCGGCGGCGCCATGCCGCGATTGGCAAGGAAGCCATCGACATAATATTCCGCGCCGCCGTCCGGCGTGCCGAGGAACCCGCGGATTGCAAAATTGTCCATCACGCCGCCGCGGTTGTTCTGATTGCTGACCCCGCTGATCAGCTCCAGCGCGTCGGACAGGCGATAGCTGCCGGCGGCAGTGAGCAGGTCCCGCTCCAGTGCCCGGCTCGATTGCGACATGCGCTCGGTCGCGGGATCGGCGGAAAGCGTGCGGTCGGTCTTGCGTGCCGCGGTGCCGAGTACGACGATTTCCTGACCGGCCGCATCGGTGTCGGTATCCCGCGTATCGGCGGCAGCGGGAGATATCGTGCCCAGCGAAAGCAAGGCGGCCGTGGCGAGTGTCACGCGCAAAATGGGTTGCCCTTTGTGTGATGTTGTATCATTGCGCTGCAATATGACGCAGACATTGTCAACCGGTGACAGCCCCTCGCCCCGCCCCCGCATCCGATCCATCGACGCGCTGCGCGGGCTGGTGATGCTGCTGATGCTGGTCGATCACACCCGCGAATCCTTCTATTCGACGGTGCCGGTGCCCGATCCGCTGGGGGTGGAGACGCCCACCGCGCTGTTCGTCACCCGGCTGACCGCGCATTTCTGCGCGCCGGTGTTCGTGCTGCTCACCGGGCTCGGCGCCTGGCTCTATGCCGAGAAGCGCGGCGGGCCGGCGGCGGCATCGGACTTTCTGTGGAAGCGCGGGCTGTTCCTGGTGGTGCTGGAGCTGACGCTGGTCAACATCGCCTGGGGCTTCGATCTCACCCCGCCGATGCTCTACCTACAGGTGATCTGGGTGATCGGCCTTGCCATGCTGGCGCTGGCGCTGCTGGTGCACCTGCCCCGTCCGGCGCTGGTCGCGCTGGGGCTGGCGATCGTGCTGGGGCACAATCTGCTCGACGGCGTGCATGTGACCAGCGAACCGGGCCATGCCCTCTGGGCCGTGCTGCACGAGCGCACCATCTTCGATCTGCCCTGGGGCCAGCGCCTGCGGATCAGCTATCCGCTGCTGCCCTGGATCGGCGTGATCGCGCTCGGCTATGCGCTGGGGCCGTGGTTCGCCGCCACGATGGATGGGGCCAAGCGGCGACGGTGGCTGGTGCGGCTCGGCCTGGCTGCGTTAACGCTGTTCGTGCTGCTGCGCGCGACCAATTTCTATGGCGATCTTCACCCCTGGCGGGCGGGCGGCGATGCGCTCGGCACCGCGCTCCAGTTCGTCAACCTCACCAAATATCCGCCATCGGCGGATTTCGTGCTGGCGACGCTGGGCGTGGGGCTGATCGTGCTCGCCGCGTTCGAACGGTTGCCGGATCGCGCCGCGACGTTTCTGGCGGTGCTCGGCGGCGCGCCGCTATTCTTCTATCTGCTCCACCTCTATCTGCTGAACGGGCTGAACCAGCTGTGCCGTCTGCTGCTGGGCGTGGCGGGTCCGGTCAACGTGCCGAACGTCGCCGCACTATGGCTGCTGGCGGCCGGGATCGCGGTGCCCTGCTGGTTCGCCACCCGTGCCTTCGGCCGGATCAAGCGGCGGAGCAGCGCATGGTGGATGCGCTATCTATAGCTCGCCACGCATCCGCCGCTGGTGGTATTTCACCCGCACGGTAATGCCCAGCACCATCAGGAAGAAGGCGAGGCCGAGCACCGCCGCGGGCACCGCCACCGGCATCGGCAGCACCTTCGCCCGGAGCGCCGCGAGCAGCGCGCCCAGCACCGCCAGCCATACCGCGCCCATCCGCAGCGGCCGCGCGATCTGCTTCAGCTCGGCCTTATAGGCGGCGCGCTCGGCGGGATCGTTCAGGTTCGGCGGGGTCGGCATGTCCAGTCTTCCTTCAGCAGCCCGTAGAGCGTGGTGTCGCGGATGCCGATATGGGTCTCCCATTCGGCCCGCAGCACGCCTTCCAGCCGGAAGCCCAGCCGCTCGAGCAGCCGGCGCGAATACACATTGTCCGGGTCCGTGTCCGCAAAAACCCGCCGCTGGCCTTCGACGAGGAACAGGTGCTCGATCACGGTGGCGATCGCCTCCTCGGCCAGCCCCTGCCCCCAGTGCGACCGGGCGAGGAGATAGCCGATCTCGCTGACCTTCGCCCGCCGCTCGCCCACCGCGACATAGCCGATCGCGGCGTCTTCGGTGGCGGGCAGGATCGCCCAGACCCGCCAGGCGGGATCGCCGCGGCCGAAGCTGGCGCGGGTCTGGTCGATCGTCTCGTGCGGCGGATGGCTCCACCATCGCATCAGCGCGGGATCGGCCAAGCTGGGGAACAGCGCCTCGGCATCCTCCACGCCGCGGGGCCGCAGCCGCAGCCTTGGGCTCGTCAGGGTCGGGGTGCCCCGCGCGGCACCCTCGCGCTCAGCGATTGCCACCGATCAGATCACCCAGCCCGCCCAGCACCGAACCCTCGCCGCGATTATGCCCGCCGCCCATGCCGGCCGCCATCATCCGGCCCGCCAGCCGGGCGAAGGGCAGCGACTGGATCCACACCTTGCCCGGACCGCGCAGCCGGGCGAAGAACACGCCCTCGCCGCCGAACAACATGCTGCGCACCCCGCCTACCGAGACCAGGTCGAAATCGACCGAGGGAGTCAGCGCCGCCAGGCAGCCGGTGTCGACGTGCAGCTCCTCACCCGGCGCAAGCTCACGCTCGACGATCGCGCCACCCATCTGGACGAACACCCAGCCATCGCCGTCCAGCCGCTGCATGATGAAGCCTTCGCCGCCGAACAGCCCGGTCATCACCCGGCGCTGAAAGGCGATGCCCATCTGGACGCCCTTGGCGGCGGCGAGAAACGAGTCTTTCTGGCAGATCAGCGTGCCGCCGATATCGGCGAGGCGCAGCGGCACGATGGCGCCGGGCGTCGGCGAGGCGAAGGCGACGCGCGCCTTGCCGCTGCCCTGGTGGGTGAACACGGTGGTGAACAGCCCCTCGCCCGTCACCAGCCTTTTGCCGGCGCCGAGCAGCTTGTCCATGAAGCCGCCGCCGGCATTGCTGCCGTCGCCGAACACGGTCTGCATCGTGATCGGTGCATCCTTCCAGACCATCGCGCCGGCTTCCGCCACCGCGCTCTCGCCAGGATCGAGCTCGATCTCGACGAACTGGAGTTCCTGGCCCTTGATCTCGAAATCGATATCGTCGGCATAGCCGTCGCGGCGCGTGTGCGACCAGGGGCTCATCGGCGGCATTCGTCTCTCCTGTATGTGGTGCAGCGGCGTACTACACCAAAGGCCAACGGTCGGAAATCCTCCCGACACACCAGTCGTAATTCCCGCGAAGGCGGGAATCCATTTGCCAGGATGGCAGGGATGGCGCCGCAGCGCTCCCATCAATGGATCCCCGCCTTCGCGGGGATGACGGTGGGTTGGGTGGGTTGGCCTCCCCATCGCCCGGGGTGACAGGCGGGGTGCGCTGTGCCATTGCGCAATTTAATTACAACAGATGAGTCGGCGTGCAGCCGGCCCGCAGGAGAGTAGCATGCGTGTGATCGACCATGTGATCGCAGGAGCGGCAGGCGCAGGCAGCAGCCGCCGCTCGGACGTTTTCGACCCCAATAGCGGCGCGGTGCAGGCGCAGGTCACGCTCGGCACCGCCGCCGATCTCGATCGTGCGATCGCCGCGGCGCAGGCCGCCCAGCCCGGCTGGGCTGCGACCAATCCGCAGCGCCGCGCCCGCGTGATGTTCCGCTTCAAGGAATTGGTCGAGGCGAACATGGAGGCACTCGCCCACATGCTGTCGTCCGAGCATGGCAAGGTGATCGCCGATTCGAAGGGCGACATCCAGCGCGGGCTCGAGGTGATCGAGTTCGCCTGCGGCATCCCCCACGCGCTCAAGGGCGAGTATACGCAAGGGGCCGGCCCCGGCATCGACGTCTATTCGATGCGGATGCCGCTCGGCATCGGCGCAGGCATCACGCCGTTCAACTTTCCCGCAATGATCCCGATGTGGATGTTTGGGGTAGCGATCGCCTGCGGCAACGCCTTCATTCTCAAGCCGTCCGAGCGCGACCCCTCGGTCCCCGTCCGCCTCGCCGAGCTGATGCTCGAGGCGGGCGCTCCCGCCGGAATTCTCCAGGTGGTGCAGGGCGACAAGGAGATGGTCGACGCGATCCTCGACCATCCCGCGATCGGCGCGGTGAGCTTCGTCGGCTCGTCGGACATCGCGCATTACGTCTACCAACGCGGCGTGGCAGCAGGAAAGCGCGTCCAGGCGATGGGGGGCGCCAAGAACCACGGCATCGTCATGCCCGATGCCGATCTCGACCAGGTCGTGGCCGACCTCTCCGGCGCCGCGTTCGGTTCGGCCGGCGAGCGCTGCATGGCGCTGCCGGTGGTGGTGCCGGTTGGCGACAAGACCGCGGATGCGCTGCGCGAAAAGCTGATCCCGGCGATCGAGGCGCTGCGCGTGGGTGTCTCCACCGATGCCGAGGCGCAGTACGGTCCGGTGGTCAACGCCGCGCACAAGGCCCGCGTCGAGAGCTGGATCCAGACCGGCG
Protein-coding regions in this window:
- a CDS encoding GcrA family cell cycle regulator, producing the protein MSWTDERIETLKKMWDSGLTATQIAEELGGVSRNAVIGKAHRLGLPSRPSPVKANEAKAAAAAAAAPAAPAEPKPAPAPKPAPAPAAPRVQAEAPAPAPRPAPPAPAAPAPVLEDEEDAEPAAPRAPQPVLRSVGPGGFIRQNPGEQAPPIAPAPPRRLVPAKPSEAIAGKTTLLDLNDKICKWPLGHPGEPDFHFCGEKVNPGFPYCVDHCGHAYQAQLPRRDRRPAPTMPFGGTPRPR
- a CDS encoding ankyrin repeat domain-containing protein, which codes for MRTLLFLLAGAALAPVPIAAAQTAAELPSPERRQALLFEAARAGRADLVPGLVRLGADPNARDARGFTPAILAAYNGQAAALEALIAAGADPCLADGGQGNTAQMGVAFKGDDAIAARLVKAGCDVNARNKAGQTALMMAALFGRTGQVDLLLAAGADPTIADASGRTAASVAAAQGNTGLADRLAPR
- a CDS encoding catalase, encoding MLRSTRSGAAMAALLGGALMPAAAAAQTETQVSSRMTTSAAPVSAQADAPIQAESGAAPVLTRDNGAPVGDNRNSKAAGDLGPVLLEDSHLIEKLARFDRERTPERVVHARGTGAHGVFRATADLSDLTKASLFQPGKETPVFVRFSSVIHGKDSPEWLRDPRGFATKFYTDQGNWDLVGNNLPIFFIRDAMQFPDMVHSLKPDPATNRQDPNRFFDFFSATPESTNMLTQLYSNLGTPASYRTMDGNGVHAFKLVNAKGETVFAKFRWISRQGVHNLTASQAGAQAFDYHTHDLYTEIAKGNYPSWDLMVQVMRAEDFAKLDYNPFDDTKEWLGVPFRKIGEMTLNKVPDNFFEWTEQSAFAPSNMVPGIEASPDRMLQGRLFSYADTQRYRIGANALALPVNKPRFAVINNSQDGQLNASGRASRVNYFPAALAPKTTPAEAGAAPYAVDATVAAKPIAKTSNFAQAGVFYRALPAAEKADLIKNLSGDLGKVVSPRTRTIMVSYFYQADKDYGTRLAKAVNVPLAEVEKAVAEYRAVHAEQMAAN
- the parE gene encoding DNA topoisomerase IV subunit B, which codes for MSEDLFAAPSVPSGTYDASSIEVLEGLEPVRRRPGMYIGGTDERALHHLAAEILDNAMDEAVAGHANRIEVTLAAPNRITIVDNGRGMPVDPHPRFPDKSALEVILSMLHSGGKFSGKAYATSGGLHGVGISVVNALSVDTVVEVARDRQLYRQRFSQGQTLGPLEKIGGTPNRRGTSVAFTPDPEIFGEMLFKPARLYKLARSKAYLFAGVEIRWKCDPSLITDDTPAEAVFQFPGGLADHLKEQVGKRECATADFFAGTQEFPDSQGRVEWAVAWPLWSDGSYSWYCNTIPTPDGGTHEQGLRQALVRSLRSFADLVNNKKAKDLSPDDVVTGSEVMLSVFIREPQFQSQTKDRLTSPEATALVEKAIRDHFDHFLTDNMERGKALLGYVLERMDDRLRRKQEREVKRKSATSGRKLRLPGKLTDCSADSPEGTELFIVEGDSAGGSAKQARDRKTQAILPIRGKILNVASATSAKILANQEIADLIQALGCGTRKDCDAAQLRYERIIIMTDADVDGAHIATLLMTFFFQEMPDLVRKGHLYLAQPPLYRLTVGSKSLYARDDAHRIEIEKTAFKGKKVEVSRFKGLGEMNPNQLKETTMDPATRGMLRVTLPQEYEERAGVKDLVDRLMGNNPAHRFAFIQENAARLDGEVIDA
- a CDS encoding class A beta-lactamase-related serine hydrolase, whose amino-acid sequence is MRTTAILAPLLACATPCLAQTAPTAPAAAPVQADKAFRDRVNQLPDLLNGKGDYDAAFADGFRAQVSKAQFDAVSKQLQASAGPYSDLQRLEATTPWSGIVTVEYRDALVSMRISVDPAGDHRIIGLLVQGMTARETTLDAVEAALKALHGRSGYALARLGDGAPQLLRQHHADHAFAIGSEFKLVILAELIRATNAGERRWDDLVTFDGSALPGGGYRGKPAGSKASLRELATQMISISDNSATDILLATLGREKVEAMLPVVGIADPARNRPFLGTGEVFKLKTIPALRDRYLAADETGRRALLEGAVAATPITQVNGALFAAGKPLSIDTLEWFETPADCVRVMDWIRRNTEGPAGKDARAVLSKNPGIPPLAAGKWQFVGYKGGSEPGVIAMTLLLQGKDGGWYVLSARWNDTAQDVEQGRFAGLVGKAAELAAPPQ
- a CDS encoding TonB-dependent siderophore receptor, encoding MTLATAALLSLGTISPAAADTRDTDTDAAGQEIVVLGTAARKTDRTLSADPATERMSQSSRALERDLLTAAGSYRLSDALELISGVSNQNNRGGVMDNFAIRGFLGTPDGGAEYYVDGFLANRGMAPPRDPATTERIELLKGPMGALFGDADPGGRVNLVSKTPGTVATGSATLTYGSFNTRRAELDLTQPLTPTLAVRLAGAIEDSDGWRDFVTLKRRTIAPSITWRPSDGVRLTYVGEITRFDTPFDRGMPAIAGDANALPRNRFFGEPANGVTRFRNERHQLTGEVALGGGWALNGGVAWRTGSLNGFSADQSRLVGTSLWRQRRQRGYTVDDVSARMELTGHIARHQLSLGVKGYVLDYHELLLRRSPSAAAPYAIDVFAPVYGGTALPLAPFTDNREKRWAATLYVQDLWQVTDRLTLSGAVRYDPYRQRITNNRTGAVGRAVDDPVTFRVGAQYRLDPRFALHANWGENFVLNSGTGRTGSGFAPETGKGYELGASARLPGVDVSVSWFDIEKRNILTNDPVDPNFNAPVGRLKSHGIEVDGSAKLTRHWQLVANYAWTHARTLDRSFATDRVLDVPTHAGTVFLLGRFLDGDGRGPSLSGGLAYVGDRTGAIDGSGLRLPAYVKAKAAAEYAFSRRVSVRLEADNLFDARYAMSSYSSLWVYPGAPRTVRGSVRIAY